In Miniphocaeibacter halophilus, the following proteins share a genomic window:
- a CDS encoding ABC transporter ATP-binding protein — protein sequence MSFVEMIDSYKTYKMGDTTIYANKGIDFTIEKGELAIIVGPSGAGKSTVLNILGGMDKNDKGQVIVDGKDISKYNEKELTKYRRYEIGFVFQFYNLVPNLTSLENIELASQIVENAKDAESVLIDVGLGDRLNNFPAQLSGGEQQRVAIARAIAKNPKLLLCDEPTGALDYKTGKSVLKLLQQTCIETGTTVVIITHNKAIAPIANRVIEINDAVVRNITLNENPVSIDEIEW from the coding sequence ATGAGTTTTGTTGAAATGATTGACAGTTATAAAACTTATAAAATGGGAGACACAACTATATATGCTAACAAGGGAATTGATTTTACTATTGAAAAAGGAGAACTAGCTATAATAGTTGGACCTAGTGGTGCCGGAAAGTCTACTGTCTTAAATATATTAGGTGGAATGGATAAAAATGACAAGGGCCAGGTAATAGTAGATGGAAAGGATATTTCGAAATATAACGAAAAAGAGTTAACAAAGTACCGTCGTTATGAAATAGGTTTTGTTTTTCAATTTTATAATTTAGTTCCAAATTTGACTTCTTTAGAAAATATAGAATTAGCTTCACAAATTGTTGAAAATGCGAAAGATGCCGAAAGCGTTTTAATAGATGTTGGTCTTGGTGATAGACTTAATAATTTTCCTGCTCAATTGTCCGGTGGTGAGCAACAAAGAGTTGCAATAGCAAGGGCCATAGCTAAAAATCCCAAGTTGCTTTTATGTGATGAGCCAACAGGTGCTTTGGATTATAAAACAGGTAAATCAGTCTTAAAATTATTACAACAAACATGTATAGAAACAGGTACAACGGTTGTAATAATCACCCATAATAAAGCTATTGCTCCAATAGCCAATAGAGTAATAGAAATAAATGATGCAGTTGTAAGAAATATCACTTTAAATGAAAATCCGGTTTCAATTGACGAAATAGAGTGGTAG
- the mnmH gene encoding tRNA 2-selenouridine(34) synthase MnmH, whose translation MTNTFTYTSIRKLNNKILIDVRSPLEFKEGTIPDAINIPVLLNDERKEVGTLYSKGEIDKAKLLAVESISKRLPTIFSNFLELKNKFENIVIFCARGGYRSRSLSSFLDSLDISNIRIEGGYKGYRNYIINNMNYFISKITPIVLYGNTGCGKTEILQNLKLKGYPVIDLENLAVHRGSILGAVGLNEQPKQKMFDSLLFEEISKYENKYVFIEGESKRIGKISLPELLYKKMANSINIKIDAPIEERVKRLVGEYAIPQNKDDIKNSINYMRKYISNKAANNLLEALENNEYDYIAKELCINYYDKKYSNRVNKFDFQFTNNNVDKVTEEIIEKTKHLFK comes from the coding sequence ATGACAAATACTTTTACTTACACAAGTATTAGAAAACTTAATAACAAAATACTTATAGATGTACGAAGTCCATTGGAATTTAAAGAAGGAACAATTCCTGATGCAATAAACATTCCGGTTTTATTAAATGATGAAAGAAAAGAAGTTGGTACTTTGTATTCTAAGGGTGAAATAGATAAGGCTAAATTATTGGCTGTAGAATCAATTTCAAAAAGACTGCCAACTATTTTTAGCAATTTTTTAGAATTAAAAAACAAATTTGAAAATATTGTTATTTTTTGTGCTAGAGGTGGATACAGAAGTAGGTCACTTTCCAGTTTCTTAGATTCTCTTGATATTTCCAATATTCGTATTGAAGGTGGATATAAAGGCTACAGGAATTATATAATCAATAATATGAACTATTTTATATCTAAAATAACACCTATTGTCCTATATGGAAATACAGGTTGTGGTAAAACGGAAATTTTACAAAATTTAAAATTAAAGGGTTACCCTGTAATTGATTTAGAAAACTTAGCCGTTCATAGAGGTTCCATTCTTGGAGCAGTAGGATTAAATGAACAACCTAAACAAAAAATGTTCGATTCTTTACTCTTTGAAGAAATTTCCAAATATGAAAATAAATATGTTTTTATAGAAGGAGAATCAAAGAGAATTGGTAAAATTTCTCTTCCTGAATTACTTTATAAAAAGATGGCAAATTCAATAAATATAAAAATAGACGCTCCTATTGAAGAAAGAGTTAAAAGATTAGTTGGGGAATATGCCATACCGCAAAATAAAGATGATATAAAAAATTCTATAAACTATATGAGAAAATACATTTCAAATAAAGCTGCTAACAATCTACTGGAAGCTTTAGAAAACAATGAATATGATTATATTGCAAAAGAACTTTGCATTAACTACTACGATAAAAAATATAGTAATAGGGTAAATAAATTTGATTTTCAATTTACAAATAATAATGTAGATAAGGTTACAGAAGAAATTATAGAAAAAACTAAACATTTATTTAAATGA
- a CDS encoding RNA polymerase sigma factor — protein MILFLLNIIEDNIKKFNKLYKIYKNYVFVICNNILKDINLSEDALQETFLAVHNNLKNIDDYNSNRTKGYIAIIARNKSIDIHNKNKNITFVEDEFFQNNSVEINPLEDMYYENLLNLIRNLKIEYSNILMLRFVHDMEYKDIARTLDITEENARKRVERARKALKDKLEGENYE, from the coding sequence ATGATATTATTTCTACTTAATATTATTGAAGATAATATTAAAAAATTTAATAAACTATATAAAATATATAAAAATTATGTTTTTGTCATCTGTAATAATATTTTAAAGGATATAAATCTATCTGAAGATGCATTACAGGAAACATTTCTAGCAGTCCATAATAATCTAAAGAACATCGATGACTATAACTCCAATAGAACAAAAGGTTATATTGCTATTATCGCTAGAAACAAATCAATAGATATTCATAATAAAAATAAGAATATTACCTTCGTTGAAGATGAATTTTTCCAAAACAATAGTGTTGAAATAAATCCTTTAGAGGATATGTATTATGAAAACTTACTTAATTTAATTAGAAATTTAAAAATTGAATACAGTAATATTTTAATGTTGCGTTTTGTTCATGATATGGAATATAAGGACATAGCTAGAACATTGGATATTACCGAAGAAAATGCTCGAAAAAGAGTTGAAAGGGCAAGAAAAGCTTTAAAGGATAAATTAGAAGGTGAAAATTATGAGTAA
- a CDS encoding DUF4349 domain-containing protein, giving the protein MSNKFNELLKKALTEYEREIVENTEQISTKNNTIHFKRNLRKYITAAAIFVILIPSIFIGSNIYNNQNNISKREILVDAEEGITKGADSEGAYIDNLNINAETLDFKTTIKDTEKLIEKYKGKIENQDISNLKNENTGRYATYSIKIPDEDADKFIEDFEKLTVNITSTNKSSYNVTDEVKNIEENLNNVNTKLERLKELLKEATSLTEITEIEGKIQEAESEKNSYEENLEYLGKEIDFTTVYISINEVTKYSGTENINEGFGKRITKAFKNSKIIFIRTIQNTILGFITLLPFITIVLVIGIIVFVFFRKRK; this is encoded by the coding sequence ATGAGTAATAAATTTAACGAATTATTAAAAAAAGCCTTAACCGAATATGAAAGAGAAATCGTTGAAAATACAGAACAAATTTCCACAAAAAACAATACCATACATTTTAAAAGAAACTTAAGAAAATATATAACAGCTGCCGCTATTTTTGTAATATTAATTCCTTCCATCTTTATAGGTTCAAATATTTACAATAATCAAAATAATATTTCAAAAAGGGAAATACTAGTAGACGCTGAAGAAGGCATAACCAAAGGAGCTGACTCAGAAGGTGCTTATATAGATAATTTAAATATAAATGCTGAAACATTGGATTTTAAGACCACCATTAAAGACACTGAAAAACTAATTGAAAAATATAAAGGTAAAATAGAAAATCAAGATATTAGCAACTTGAAAAATGAAAATACCGGAAGATACGCTACTTATTCCATAAAAATTCCAGATGAAGATGCAGATAAATTTATAGAAGATTTTGAAAAATTAACTGTTAATATAACCAGTACAAATAAATCATCCTATAATGTTACAGATGAAGTTAAAAATATTGAAGAAAATTTAAATAATGTTAATACAAAATTGGAAAGACTTAAAGAGCTTCTAAAAGAAGCTACAAGTTTAACGGAAATAACAGAAATTGAAGGAAAAATACAAGAAGCGGAATCTGAAAAGAACTCCTATGAGGAAAATTTAGAATATCTTGGCAAAGAAATAGACTTTACTACTGTATATATAAGTATTAATGAAGTTACAAAATATTCCGGTACAGAAAATATCAATGAAGGATTCGGAAAAAGAATCACTAAAGCCTTTAAAAATTCAAAAATCATATTTATAAGAACAATCCAAAATACTATTTTAGGATTTATAACCTTGCTTCCTTTTATAACAATAGTTTTGGTAATTGGAATAATAGTCTTTGTGTTTTTTAGAAAAAGAAAATAA
- a CDS encoding M42 family metallopeptidase yields the protein MLKLIEELSNAYGISGYEDEITNIVKKHAGDLEVTTDKLFNTYLKNKKKDPSKITIMLDGHLDEVGFMVQFIDEKGLIKFIPIGGWVVESIPAQLVVIKNSQGEYIKGVVSSKPPHFMSEEERKKKLTIEDLSIDVGANSREEVINDFKIEVGNPITPFVNFEYNEKNGTMLGKAFDNRLGTACVIEAMKELSKENLDVNIVGALAVQEEVGLRGAKVTAQRVKPDLAIIIEGSPGDDNFSEEYKIQCGLNRGPQLRYRDNSYITNYKFVDFARKIADKNSIQYQTAVRTSGGTNAGNIHLVEHGIPCLIVGIPVRYVHTHHCYANINDYKNALKLVCEVVRNIDGSTIENW from the coding sequence ATGTTAAAATTAATTGAAGAACTTTCAAATGCATATGGAATTTCAGGCTACGAGGATGAAATTACAAATATTGTAAAAAAACATGCAGGGGATTTAGAAGTAACTACAGACAAATTATTTAATACATATTTAAAAAATAAGAAGAAGGATCCTAGTAAAATTACAATAATGCTAGATGGGCACTTAGATGAAGTAGGATTTATGGTTCAATTTATTGATGAAAAAGGATTAATTAAGTTTATACCAATAGGTGGATGGGTTGTAGAAAGTATACCGGCTCAGCTGGTAGTAATAAAAAATTCTCAAGGAGAATACATTAAAGGAGTTGTTTCTTCAAAACCACCGCATTTTATGTCTGAAGAAGAGAGAAAGAAAAAACTAACAATTGAAGATTTATCTATTGATGTAGGAGCAAATTCAAGGGAAGAAGTTATAAATGATTTTAAAATTGAAGTTGGAAATCCAATAACGCCCTTTGTAAATTTTGAATACAATGAAAAAAATGGAACAATGTTAGGAAAGGCTTTTGATAATCGACTAGGCACAGCATGTGTTATTGAGGCCATGAAAGAATTATCGAAAGAAAATTTAGATGTTAATATTGTAGGCGCACTAGCAGTTCAAGAAGAAGTTGGACTAAGAGGTGCAAAGGTTACTGCCCAAAGAGTTAAACCTGATTTAGCAATAATAATAGAGGGAAGTCCGGGAGATGACAATTTTAGCGAAGAATATAAAATACAGTGTGGACTAAATAGAGGACCTCAATTAAGATATAGGGACAATTCCTATATTACAAATTACAAATTTGTAGATTTTGCAAGAAAAATTGCAGATAAAAACAGTATACAGTATCAGACTGCAGTAAGGACAAGTGGTGGAACAAATGCTGGAAATATCCATTTAGTAGAACATGGTATACCTTGCTTAATAGTAGGTATTCCAGTACGATATGTTCATACACATCATTGTTATGCCAATATAAATGACTATAAAAATGCACTAAAATTAGTTTGTGAAGTAGTTAGAAATATAGATGGTTCAACAATAGAAAATTGGTAA
- a CDS encoding dihydrofolate reductase yields the protein MLDLVAVDNKWGIGKNNDLLIRIPKDTKFFKEVTVGNIVFMGKNTLDSLPRGKPLKNRVNIVLTSKEIEMDNLIVVHSVEELLKELKKYDTEKIYNIGGGKIFEQMLDYMDYSLVTKIEKDLDADTFYPNLDEMDNWEVVAESPEHEYKGIKYKFLKYKNNNVKKF from the coding sequence ATGTTAGACTTAGTTGCTGTTGATAATAAATGGGGTATAGGGAAAAACAATGATTTGCTAATTAGAATACCAAAGGATACTAAATTCTTTAAAGAAGTAACAGTGGGAAATATAGTTTTTATGGGGAAAAATACCCTAGATTCACTTCCAAGAGGTAAACCTTTAAAAAATAGAGTAAATATAGTGTTAACTTCCAAGGAAATAGAAATGGATAATTTAATAGTAGTCCATTCAGTAGAGGAATTGCTTAAAGAACTAAAAAAATATGACACTGAAAAAATCTATAATATTGGTGGAGGTAAGATATTTGAACAAATGCTAGACTATATGGACTATAGTTTAGTTACGAAAATAGAGAAAGATTTAGATGCAGATACATTTTACCCAAACTTAGATGAAATGGATAATTGGGAAGTAGTAGCAGAATCTCCAGAACATGAATATAAGGGCATAAAGTATAAATTTTTAAAATATAAGAACAATAATGTAAAGAAGTTTTAA
- a CDS encoding DUF2200 domain-containing protein: MEKPKIYTMKFNKVYPLYIQKAEKKGRTKAEVDKIIFWLTGYNENTLQEQLNKDVDFENFFKDAPSINENVSLIKGVVCGIRVENIDDDITQKIRYLDKLIDELARGKSLDKILRK; this comes from the coding sequence ATGGAAAAACCAAAAATATATACAATGAAATTTAATAAAGTATATCCACTTTATATACAAAAAGCTGAAAAGAAAGGTCGAACAAAGGCCGAGGTTGATAAAATAATATTTTGGCTGACAGGCTATAATGAAAATACATTACAAGAACAGTTAAACAAAGATGTGGATTTTGAAAATTTCTTTAAAGATGCTCCAAGTATCAATGAAAATGTTTCCTTAATAAAAGGAGTGGTTTGTGGAATTAGAGTAGAAAATATAGATGACGATATTACACAAAAAATTCGATATTTAGATAAATTAATTGATGAATTAGCTAGAGGAAAGTCCTTAGATAAAATACTAAGAAAATAA
- a CDS encoding GNAT family N-acetyltransferase, with amino-acid sequence MEVKNNGQIFYIGDEENPDAKIHYSIGKKGINVKSTQVDPEKRGQGLAGYITKYVIDYARKEGLKVNPVCSYTVKYFEKHPEDEDVLYKK; translated from the coding sequence ATGGAAGTAAAAAATAATGGACAGATATTTTATATAGGAGATGAAGAAAATCCTGACGCTAAAATACATTATAGCATAGGGAAAAAGGGTATTAATGTAAAGAGTACCCAAGTAGATCCTGAAAAAAGAGGACAAGGTCTAGCAGGTTATATAACTAAATATGTTATTGATTATGCTAGAAAAGAAGGCTTAAAAGTAAACCCTGTTTGTTCATATACAGTTAAGTATTTTGAAAAACATCCGGAAGATGAGGACGTTTTATACAAAAAATAG
- a CDS encoding dihydrofolate reductase, translating to MRAIVAVDNNWGIGIKNELLISIPDDMKHFVKYTKNKIVIMGKNTLDSFPGGNPLKGRVNIVISRKEKIDKDVVLVSSIEEALEESKKFKEEDVFVIGGESVYKQLLPYCEKCIVTKINKTFKADAFFPNLDEKSNWELIEESENYNYDGINYKFLIYKNIDVKCF from the coding sequence ATGAGGGCTATTGTAGCAGTTGATAATAATTGGGGAATAGGAATTAAAAATGAATTATTAATATCCATTCCCGATGATATGAAACACTTTGTTAAATATACAAAGAATAAAATTGTAATAATGGGTAAAAATACATTAGATTCTTTTCCCGGGGGAAACCCCTTAAAGGGAAGAGTAAACATTGTAATAAGCAGGAAAGAAAAAATAGACAAGGATGTTGTTCTAGTTTCTTCAATCGAAGAAGCCCTAGAGGAAAGTAAAAAATTTAAGGAAGAAGATGTTTTTGTTATAGGTGGTGAATCTGTTTATAAACAGCTTTTACCATATTGTGAAAAATGCATTGTTACAAAAATTAATAAAACTTTTAAAGCAGATGCGTTTTTTCCTAATTTAGATGAAAAAAGTAATTGGGAATTAATAGAAGAGTCGGAAAATTATAATTATGATGGAATAAATTATAAATTTTTAATTTATAAAAATATAGATGTAAAATGTTTTTAG
- the thyA gene encoding thymidylate synthase codes for MSKADKIFVEMCQDIIDNGFSSEGQKVRPVWEDGTPAHTIKKFGVVNRYDLSEEFPALTLRRTAFKSAIDEILWIWQKKSNRVADLNSKIWDSWTDENGTIGKAYGYQLGIKHKYKEGEFDQVDRVLYDLKNNPYSRRIMTNIYTFEDLHEMELYPCAYSMTFNVTGNKLNGILNQRSQDILAANNWNVVQYSVLLHMFAQVSNLEVGELVHVIADAHIYDRHIPLVKELISRKQYEAPKFIINKNIKNFYDFTVDDFKLENYEYGPQIKGIPVAI; via the coding sequence ATGAGTAAAGCAGATAAAATTTTTGTAGAAATGTGTCAAGATATTATTGATAATGGTTTTTCATCTGAAGGACAGAAGGTTAGACCTGTTTGGGAAGATGGAACTCCGGCCCATACAATAAAAAAATTTGGTGTTGTTAATAGATATGATTTATCTGAGGAATTTCCAGCTTTAACACTAAGGCGAACTGCATTTAAATCGGCAATTGATGAAATTCTTTGGATATGGCAAAAAAAATCAAACAGAGTAGCAGATTTAAACAGTAAAATTTGGGATAGTTGGACCGATGAAAACGGAACTATTGGAAAGGCTTATGGCTATCAACTGGGAATTAAACATAAGTATAAAGAAGGCGAGTTTGACCAGGTTGATAGGGTTTTATACGATTTAAAGAACAATCCCTATAGTCGTAGAATTATGACTAATATTTATACTTTTGAGGATTTACATGAAATGGAACTCTATCCCTGTGCCTATTCCATGACTTTTAATGTTACGGGAAATAAATTAAATGGAATACTCAATCAACGCTCACAGGATATTTTAGCAGCAAATAATTGGAATGTTGTACAATATTCGGTACTTCTTCATATGTTTGCACAAGTTTCAAATTTAGAAGTTGGGGAACTTGTTCATGTAATTGCAGACGCCCATATTTATGATAGACATATTCCATTAGTTAAAGAACTAATATCAAGAAAACAATATGAAGCACCAAAATTTATTATAAATAAAAATATAAAAAACTTTTATGATTTTACAGTAGATGACTTTAAATTAGAAAATTATGAATATGGTCCACAAATAAAGGGGATTCCTGTTGCAATATAG
- a CDS encoding MmcQ/YjbR family DNA-binding protein has protein sequence MDIENRKKESIEFGKNLQGADVYYRDSWECDYFSINGKCFGMMTKDLITLKNKPEDILAMSDLYSDVSPGYYASKKHWNSIKLNAKQLSNEEIRNLIEISYNLVLDKLTKKEKNSILEGK, from the coding sequence ATGGATATTGAAAATAGGAAAAAAGAATCTATAGAGTTTGGAAAAAACCTACAAGGAGCAGATGTATATTACAGAGACTCTTGGGAATGTGATTATTTTTCTATAAATGGAAAATGTTTTGGCATGATGACTAAAGATTTAATTACTTTAAAAAACAAACCTGAGGATATTTTAGCTATGAGTGATTTATATTCAGATGTATCTCCAGGTTATTATGCAAGTAAAAAACATTGGAATTCTATTAAGTTAAATGCCAAGCAATTATCAAATGAGGAAATTAGAAATTTAATAGAAATTTCTTATAATTTAGTATTGGATAAGCTAACTAAAAAAGAAAAAAATTCAATTTTAGAAGGTAAATAG